In Carassius carassius chromosome 46, fCarCar2.1, whole genome shotgun sequence, the following proteins share a genomic window:
- the LOC132129735 gene encoding serine/arginine-rich splicing factor 6-like: MPRVYIGRLSYHVRDKDIQRFFSGYGKLLEVDLKNGYGFVEFEETRDADDAVYELNGKELCGERVMVEHARGPRRDRDSYGGGGYHGGGGGGGGGGGGGGGGGGGGRSSGYSSRSRPGRNKYGPPVRTEYRLIVENLSSRCSWQDLKDFMRQAGEVTYADAHKERANEGVIEFGSYSDMRRAVEKLDGTDINGRKIRLVEDKQRRRRSYSGSRSRSRSRRRSRSRSRRSSRSRSNSRSRSRSRSRRHRSRSRSGHGSRSKSPSSKSRSHNRKSRSRSRTRKSRSRSTSRKSRSRSDERKSRSKSTSKVKSDRERSKEKSVSKKSRSRSASPMENGDGVRAKSASRSPSPQAEKSQYKSPDRHSRSRSKSGSRSKSRSRSRSASQD, encoded by the exons ATGCCTCGAGTTTACATCGGCCGCCTGAGCTATCATGTCCGTGATAAAGACATCCAGAGGTTCTTCAGCGGCTACGGGAAGCTGCTGGAGGTGGATCTGAAGAACGG GTACGGCTTTGTTGAGTTTGAGGAAACCCGTGATGCTGATGATGCCGTGTATGAGCTGAACGGTAAAGAGCTGTGTGGGGAGCGGGTGATGGTGGAGCACGCCCGGGGTCCACGCCGGGACCGAGACAGCTATGGAGGAGGGGGTTATCATggaggcggcggaggaggaggaggaggaggcggtggaggaggaggaggaggaggaggaggacgcaGTA GTGGTTACAGCAGCAGAAGTCGCCCTGGAAGGAATAAGTATGGCCCTCCTGTTCGCACTGAGTACCGTCTCATTGTGGAGAATCTGTCTAGCCGTTGCAGTTGGCAAGACCTCAAG GATTTCATGCGACAGGCAGGTGAGGTGACCTACGCAGATGCCCATAAGGAGCGTGCCAATGAGGGCGTGATTGAGTTCGGCTCCTACTCTGACATGCGGAGAGCTGTGGAGAAACTGGATGGAACAGACATCAATGGCAGGAAGATTCGTCTGGTTGAAGACAAGCAGCGCCGTCGTCGCTCCTACTCTGGCAGCCGTTCTCG TTCTCGTAGCCGGCGTCGTTCTCGTAGTAGGAGCCGCCGTAGCAGCCGTTCTCGGAGCAACTCAAGATCTCGCTCTAG GTCTCGCTCTCGCAGGCACCGCTCCCGTTCCAGGTCAGGACATGGGTCTCGCTCCAAATCTCCATCGAGCAAGTCTCGCTCGCACAACCGTAAATCCCGTTCTCGCTCCCGAACACGCAAATCTCGCAGTCGATCAACCAGTCGCAAGTCTCGCTCCCGCTCAGACGAGCGCAAGTCCCGCTCTAAGAGCACTTCTAAAGTGAAGTCAGATCGTGAACGCTCCAAGGAGAAGTCGGTCAGCAAGAAATCTAGGAGTAGATCGGCTTCACCGATGGAGAATGGCGATGGGGTTCGTGCCAAGTCTGCTTCTCGCTCTCCATCACCTCAGGCTGAAAAGAGCCAATACAAGTCTCCAGACAGGCATTCACGCTCTCGCTCAAAGTCTGGCTCGCGCTCTAAATCCCGGTCCCGTTCCAGATCTGCCTCCCAAGATTAG
- the LOC132129404 gene encoding PRA1 family protein 3-like, protein MAGMELAPFRPWGDLFPGVDRFSKPEVSDLSKWNNRVISNLLYYQTNYFAAAVVVILMVGCLNPLGMFLGGAVVALVFTGLVWAGENKAVIKNFKKRNPTLFVVGVLGISYFLLSLCGGVMVFLFGITFPMLLILIHASLRLRSMKNKLENKIEAVGLKKTPMGVILDLLDQQEEKINKIQDFLESKLKD, encoded by the exons ATGGCAGGGATGGAGCTCGCGCCCTTCAGACCGTGGGGTGATCTCTTCCCTGGTGTCGACCGCTTCTCCAAACCAGAGGTGTCTGATTTAAGCAAATGGAATAACAGAGTGATCAGCAATCTGCTTTATTATCAGACTAATTACTTTGCGGCAGCTGTCGTCGTTATTCTGATGGTCGG GTGTCTGAACCCGCTGGGCATGTTTCTTGGTGGAGCGGTCGTGGCTCTGGTCTTCACGGGCTTGGTGTGGGCAGGAGAGAATAAAGCTGTgatcaagaacttcaagaagaGAAATCCCACCCTGTTTGTTGTGGGTGTCCTGGGAATCAGCTACTTCCTGTTGTCCCTGTGTGGAGGAGTGATGGTGTTTCTCTTTGGTATCACATTCCCCATGCTCC TGATCCTCATCCACGCTTCTCTGAGACTCCGCAGCATGAAGAACAAGCTGGAGAACAAGATAGAGGCTGTTGGCCTGAAGAAGACCCCCATGGGAGTCATCCTGGATCTCCTGGATCAACAAGAAGAGAAAATCAACAAAATCCAGGACTTCCTGGAGAGTAAGCTGAAAGATTGA